In Pararhizobium sp. A13, the genomic stretch CCTGCGGCTCGGCAAAACCCCTAAGGCGCGCAGCCCGTCCAATCCAAGAACGGAGTAAGGACATCGCGTGATGACGTATGGTGCAGTCCGGACTCAATGGAGCCACATCAAACGCTGCCTTTGCATAATCGCGGACCGGAGTCTGCTGATACGAGCGTGCCCAAGGGAATAACTCGAACATAAGCGCGAGGATATCTCCTTTGGAAACCGCGTCCCCCTCGGATAGTGGCTGCTGGTTCATGTTGAAATGGGCCGATCCACCACCGGCGCTCCTCTTTTCAACGTCAAGAGAATGATTGCGAGAGCGACGGCAAGCATGAGGAGGCCGAAGAACCCGAAAACGGCCGAAGGCCGGACCGCATTCCCCAGAAGCGTAATGAGACCATATACGAAAAGCCCGACGGCCACACACACGGTGTGTATTTGGCTACGAGCGCGGCCCAATTCACGATTGGGGACCACATGTTGCACCTCGGCATCGATCAAAACCCGCGCGACGTTGTAGCTTACGCCCAAGATCGTCATCTGCACCAGCGCGAGGATGATATTCGGGAGGAACAAAAAGCCGGCGAGGACAATCCCTGACAGGCATAAATGGACTGCGATACCGAGCCCCTTCCCGCATGCGCTGTAAATCGCGAGAAGGACGCAGCCCGCAATCGACCCTGCGGCCCATGCCGCCTCGAGGTAACCAAATTGTAGCGCAGTGCCGTTCAGTTCTTGGAGGACAAAGGCCGACCCCAGAACGCTGACGAGCATGCCCATCGCGTATATTAACGCGTAACAGAGGGCGCTCATTCTCAGCGGTCCAAGCGGCAGAATGGCAGGCAGGGCGCGTCCTTGCTGAAGACAGTCGCCATGCACCGCGGGGGTGGCGAACGCCCGAGGCACTTGAAAAGTGTACAGCGCCAACATTCCCGAGAGGGAAAGTGCAAAGCAAGCCAACGCAAAAAGGAAGCAGTGTTCTCGGGTCGTCATGCTGAGGAGCAACCCCGCGGCGAGTGCTGCAAGCAGATTGCCGAACTGCATACCGATATATAAGAGCGAGTTGAACGCGATCAGATGGCTACGCTCCGTAAGCGAGGGAACGAGGGCCTGTAGGGAGGTGAGATATGTTCTATCCAGAACCGCGTAGAGAACCCACGATATAAAGAGGATACCCAGCGGATCGGCGTAATGGAGCCCCAAGCTGCTGGCTGCCATCAGCACGAGGCGCAAAAAATCGCAGGCTATACAAATGATCTTCCGGTCGAACCGGTCAACCAACGCGCCGCCAAGATTCGTTGTGAGAAGTTCTGCCATACTTCCAAGCCCTAGAAGTATGGCGACGGCGCTTGGGCCATGACTGGAGTCCGCGGCTATCCAAGCGGCGACTACGAAGTAAGCATTGCGGCCAGCGGCGCCTGAGGTAACGCAGAGAAAAAAAAGCTGGCGTTCGGAGCTTCGTCGAGCAATAGCGGCATACGTCATGAAATCAGGTCCATTAGTTGCCTCAAGTGATATCGAGCGGTACCAAACGCCGCCTGCGTTAGATTAGCGCTCGCCTAATGGACTCGGCTTTCACAATCTTGCTGTTGTTTGAGACAAAGGCGACCTATTCCCTCCATGCCTTTCGATATGCGATCGGGGGAACGCCAAGTTGGCGATTGAAACTTGTGGACATATGGCTAGCACTTGAATAGCCGCAAGCCAGCGCGATTTCCGTTATTGAAATGTCGGTCGTCCGGAGTAAATCGCTTACGCGCTGAAGCCTGCTGCGGTTGAGGTAGGCGTGGGGGGAGTGGCCGGTAGATTGCTTGAACGCACGGCAAAAATGGAAAAGACTGAGACCAGCATCCTCGGAAAGCTCCGTAAGAGTGATCGCCTGATCGGTCGAGAGGTTGATCTTATCCACGATGCGCTTAAGCACCGTCGGCGCCAGCCCTCCCTTTGAGATCTTGTGTGTGATGTTCGACCGGCGCAACAACTGTGCGAACATCGCCGAGACATGGCTTTCAACCATCAGCCCGCTTGCCGGGTCATCCTGCTTAAGTTCGGAAGCGATCTTACGCGCGGCGAACTGGATTGATAGATCCTTGAAGCCGAGATCAGGCCGCAGTGGCCCAGCCCTTGGCATTTTTTCAAACAGACTGTGAACAAAGTCTCTCTCGACCGAGATCAGAAGAAAAGACGCAGTCTGATCGCCCTCATCCCATCCGCTCCAGGTGCACCCCGGCGGAATATAGGAAAGCGATCCTTCTGGCCGCTGAATGAAGCCGACGCGCCTGCCATCAAGATAGCTCTCACCAATCCTGGCAACGCCCTTGATATTGAGAAAGATCGAATGCTGGTCGACGGCCACCTGTGTTTCTTGCCGCTTAAGATCTGCCCGGCGAAAGAGGTCCGCGCGCACATTGTTCCATGTTGCGTGGTTGTGAAGGACAAGGTGACCGTCCGAATATCTCATCAGGTTCGATGAAGGGGGGCTCAACATGTGGCGACTGCTCTTTCAGATCGAAACCGACCATACCATGCGTGCGATAACCAGAAGTTGCCAATTACGTCAGCGTTAACTGTCGGTAGCGATATTGTAGCAATTTTGTGAAAGTGCAGCAAAAGCGTGAATGCGCGCGGCTGATGCGTTCGCCTAGTTGTGTCGGTGCGTCATTGCTCAAAGGCTGCGCGCCCAGTTCGCTGCGGGGCCCGCGTCAACTTCAACCCAATATCCGCAATGATGCATGTGAGAAGGATTGAACTTCACATGCAAGATTTTTCCAGCTTCATCGAGGAATGCGAGCGCGGGCCTCGCCTGAACGAACTTAGCGATTTCTTTTCTGCAACGGCTGCTGGACAGTCCGGGGTGCCCCTTCGTCGACCGCGTCTCGACCGACGCCTGTTGCCGAAGGACGGTACCCTTGTCCAATTTGCCGCCGTTCACGACGTACGGCAAGGTCCTTTTGATCAGCACTACCTCAGCAGCATTCCGTATCGGCTTGAAGAAGAGTGCCGTATCGGATGCGCCGTCATAAAATATGCTCGAAAGAAGAGAACAACCCTGAAGCTCTATTCGCTCGGAACAGCTGAGGGCACCATGGCTCGAACCATCTCCGAAATCGGCGGCGGAAAAATCCAAACGCTCTCCTGCAGTCCTAACGTCGAGAACCTACGGAGCTTCTACGCTTATGGCGTCCCTCCCCATGCCAACTTCTTCCATGGACCATTTCACCATCTTACTCCTGAACGCATCCAGAGCAGCGAAGATCTCAAAAAATTCGCGGATGGGTTCGACATCATCTTGGAAGACACGACTTTTCAAATGTACTCGTCCAATCGCCACGACCAGATCCGGTTTGTCTCGCAGCACCTCAAGAAGGACGGATTGTTCTTGTTCGTCGAAAAATTCAAGCATGAGGATGAGACTGAGTATCGCCGCCGAGAAAACCAGAAGGACTACGGGTTTAAAACACGCTTTTTCAGCAGTGACGACATCAAGGCGAAGGAAGATGTGGTCTTGACGCAAATGGACAAAAACGAGGTCACGTTGCGCGAAATCGCGAAAACGATGCGCGCCTTCTTTGATCATTGCGTGGTGACGTGGAACAGCGGAAACTTCTACACCCTTGTTGCCAGCAATAGCGCTGAGAATGTCGATCGTTTTTTGGCCATGTTGCCCGCCCCGGCCATACCAGACGAGTACGTCTACGGACACATTCCGTACCGACTTATTCCAACGCTGGAGCTTGGATGATTGGAGGAAATCAGACTAATGAACTCGCCAGACGGCAGGAGACGTTGAGGCGAAACCTGACACTCCTTGACTGGCTGATTCCGACACAGGACATGGCAAGCGACCTGCCGATCCGAACCATACGGTTGGGCGACGAGCTGCTTTCCGTCGCTGCAGCAAGGCAACTGCTGCAGCTCGGATTCTACACATCGGCAATTTTCTTTCCGACCGTCTCCCGGGGCGAAGCGGGCTTGCGAATCTGCCTGACTGCCTCACATACCGAGCCGCAGATCAAGGCCTCTGCGTTGCAATCGACGGGATCAGGGAAGAGATCCGCCAAGCCGGCGCATGAGCGAATGCGGCCTCCGAAAAGCAGAGTGTCGAGGAGCGGCTCAAAGTCCACCAAGGTGATCCGATGAACGATTGTCCCGGCGAGAACCTGTTTTTGCTAACGGCGCATCACGCGAACATCGTAGCGTCGGTGAGAACCCTGAGGCAGGATGTCGCCAACGGCGCCAGGGATTGCGGAAAGCTCGGGCAGGTGGTGGCCGAAGAGGAGTTGGTCCGAAACAAAATAATCCATTGGCGACCGTCCTCTGCCCGCGAGGCACAGGTCAAGCTGATTTATCTCGTCTATTTCCTGGCCAGTACGAAGGGCTCTTTTGACACAGCCACGATCGCGAAAATCCAAGAATCCGTCGACCACCTCCGGTAACATGGCGGCATGGCAGACAGCTCACGTCTTGGGTGTCGTGGTCCCATTCTGAAGAACGGAAACTGTCTCGAGAAGTGTGACGATCGATGACATCGTGTCATTTGGAAGGTCTTCCAGCAACTTCATCATTCGAAAGCGGGTGTCGGCTTCCTTCTCGGTCGCGCCCCATAAATGGGGGGCTGCCGAAAAGAGCATGGTAAGCGGTGAGACGCCCAATACCTCGCTTAGATGGATCAGCCTGCTGACATGCATCTTCGATGAATTGCGTTCGTACCGGCCATAGACCTGCTCGCTCAGGCCAACGAGCGTTGCAAGCTCAGCCCTGCTAAGATTCTTGGCCTGGCGACAGTTCCTGAGTGCCTCACCGACCTTGTTATCGAGCTCAGCGAACGCGGAGATACCGTCAAATCCCTCCCGTCGGTAGACAGGCTTTTCATTTTCAGGATCCGATGTCTTCACCAGTCCCAAGTCCGCGATGTGACTTTCCAATTTTGTCGTCATATCCCACTAACCCAATCCGCAAGGCGCGAGTCATACATTACGATGCGGCCGAATGGCTATGCACTTCGTTGGGGGTGGTCAATTGAAGTGATGCTCCAGATTTGACCCCGGTGGAACTTGAACACGCCGTCGGATTTCTCGTTTTAGCCGGGGTCGCTTTTGCAGATTAAACCAGAACCGATCTGACCGATCTGTCGCCCCGTCCTTGATATCGAAATAATAGGGATCGCTGCGCCTGGGTCGCTGCTTAAATTCCGTGAATACGCACCATTCATTTCTGGAGAAGACCCGCGTAACGCCGTCGGCGGTCGTCTCGGTGCGGCTGCGGCTTGAGAATCCGGAAGAGCTGTGTCCGCCTTTGCAGGTCGTCACTGCGCGCGTGCACTGCGATTGTTCACGCGAAAATCCCTGACCCCGCACGTCGCCGCCGGTGGTTGGTGCCCAACCCGCCGGGCAATCCGCATATTTCTCATAACCTGGTTTGCCGGCGCCACCTTTGGGGCAGGTTGGCCAGGAAAATCCAGGCCCCTTCATCGCGGAAATCAATTTCTCCATCGGAGGATGGCATGCCGGAACGCTGTGCCAGGATGGATTGGAGGAAGCCGCGCAAAGGAGGACTTCGCAGCCCCATTCATTGGCTTTGGAAGGAGACATCAGAAAACTGGCGACTGTGACTGAGAGCATCGATGCGAGCAGGTTTTTCATAGGCCTCTCTCCCTACAGGCGACGAACGATTATCGGTCGCGACGTGACGGCTGGCGTCGCGCGTCCGTGAACGGCGGTGAAATCTCGCTGCTGCGCTCAGAAAGAAGGTTGAGATCCGCGAGCGGCCGGCGACCCGCCGTCTTGTCGATTGCCTTTTGACGCCACTCGGCCATGTCGAGTACATAGGTCGCCCACATCCCATATCGGGCGGCGACGGCATGGTGTTGTGCGTCAAGGTATCCACCGTTGCGCGAAACGGGCGCGATCAGTCTCGCCCATCCGACGCGCAGCATTTCGTGAGCGATATCCCGACCGCTTGCCTTGCAGACGCCGCTCGCCACATCAGAAACGTCTCGAACGGCAAGGCTACAGCTGACGACGCGACTGCCCACGGTGCGCTTCAACCAAGCCTTCGCCAGGGCGCCGCATGGCACGGGGACAAGAGAACTATTCCTGGCTTGGGCCGCCCTTGGATCAAAAGCCCATTGCGGCAGATCACAGCTGTCGATTTCTCTCAACCGTACAAGCATTCGGTGGTTGGCAAACCAAAGCGTTCGTCCGTCGATCACAACCACTTGCCCCGATACCGTACCTCGGCGGACAACCACCTGCTTTTCCGACGAACCACCGATCACGTCGGCCGCCCTGCCCTCGCCGGAAGCGATCAAAACTGAGAGAGCGAAAATCACCGTCCGGATCATGGTGCCCTCTTTGCGTTCTTCGCCGCATGACTGAGGAAAACTGCCGGATGCTGGACGTCCGTGAACCGCCAGAGCCCTCTGCGCCTCTCGCGTGCTACCTGCTCTGCGACAGCATAGGGAGCATGGACCGGCAGTCCGTCGGCTCTCAGGGTTGCGAAACCGTAACCCTCCGTGATCATCATCATTGCGAGGTCAAGTCGCTCGTTCCCGACCGCGGCGTAGCATATGACGAAGGTTAGATCGTCCTGTTCGGCCACCGGAGCACAGACGGGTTCTGTGTCCTTGATGAAGGCAGCCAGAACTGCGATCGACGCTTCGCCGCAATCGCGTCTGGTTCCTGACCGGTCAGTGTAGGAGGTGCCTCGCAAACAAGACTGGAGCCCATAGAGCCGAATGCGTTTTCCCCCGGTAACGACGGTGTCTCCCGTTTCGAACACAGCGCCTTGCGAGAGCTCGAAATAACCCGCGGGCGCAGCATGGACTGGGGTCACGGAAAGGGTGGCCGCAATCGCGCTCTTGATCAGGAATGGCTTCATTGCGCCACCACCCTCGGATCGGCCCACATGCCAAATCCGCCCCGGCCGATTCTCTCTGCGTCTTCAAGATCCGGCCGCATCAGAGTACCGTCCTGCTTTCTTGACAGTCGAAGGGCTCCAAGCGAAACCAGTTGTTCCTCAAAGTTATCAACCGTGTCCAGGGTGCCCGGATAATTGTAGTATCCGAAGCAGGTGGCATCCTGCAGAGGCGCATTTCGCTCGGTCAGGAACGCGCGGCAAAAGATGACTTTGGCAGCTTTCAGCATGATATCCAGCTGCTCGCGCGCATAGTCACCACAGCCACCTGCGAAACCCTCCTTCTGGTTGACCATTTCGCCCCGGCAGGGCTCAAGCCCATACAGGTGCAGACCAACTTCGGCATCGACCGCGATATCCACGGGCGACTTGGCGCGAAATCCGCTCGGCGAGGCGAACCCCATTCGATCCACGATCTTTCCTGCGGGATCATAGTATTCGACCACCAGAACCACCTTTCCGGGGGCGGCCAGCGATTTCACATAGGCACGATCGACTGCCCCGCCGGCCCATGCCTGGGCGGCCAGGAAAATGGCTGGCCCTGCGAGGATTGCTCGTTTGCGGATAATTCGCGTTACCGATTGCGTCAACATGGATACATCCAGTGGGTGTAATTTTTCGCTTTGCGACTCAACATTTTCATTGTAGATATGAACATATTCGGTAACGACTGAAAAGGGAAATTGCAACAGTTTCCCAAAACTCAACGGCCTTTGAGCACGAGACCGAACAGCAACGGAAAATGTGAGGACGAACCTTGAGATTGAAACGGATCAGCATTTTGGCCGCCCTGCCCGTTCTCGTATTTCCTTTCGAGGATGCATATTCATTTGATAATAAGCGCTTTTCCAGCGGGACATTACGACCTTTCGATACACCAGCACTGATCGTTGACAGGCGCTCATCGAGACCAGCCGAAGGTTTTGTGCTCGAACCTTCCGGGACTCTTGTCAAAATCCAGCATGCCCAAGGCATGAACAAATCTTGGTCATATGCGCGCCCAACGGCCGCTCTCGAGACCGCGAGGGAGCCATCGCGGGATGAAATCAACTCGTCCAAAAATATGAACACGTCATATTCATACATGGCTAAACGTCCGAGCCTTGCGACCGAATGCGGCGCCTCTCCCATGAAACCGGGGGAGATCGAAGATCTTGTCGGTGTTACGGCTAAAGCCTATGGCGTCGATCCCGAATTTGCCAAGGCGATCGCGTGGGCGGAAAGCCGGTTCGATCAGACCCGCAATAGCCCGGAGGGTGCACGCGGGCCAATGCAACTCATGCCCGACACCGCGTTCAGTCTCGGTGTGCGAGACCTGTGCGATCCGGCATCCAATATTGACGGCGGGGTCCGTCACCTCAAAGCCCTCATCGACGAATTCAAGAACCCGCTGGTCGCGGCCGCGGCCTACAACGCCGGCAGAAGGGCCGTCTATGACAATGGCGGCATCCCGCCCTACGGCGAAACCATCCGCTACGTGGCCTCAGTCATCAATCGCGAACTCGGTCTGCAGATACGGCGCCAAGAGCGCGACACGCGCGATGCGATATCCGCACATGAACCATCCATTCCCGACCGGAAGGCCAGCGGCGTAATCGGCGGACGAGGCATCCGGTTCGTCAACGGTGTCATGCACTTCTGAACCAGAGGAGACGGAAATGAAGCTCATCCTATCGCAAAGACAAAAGAACGCAGTGCGTTTCGCTACGATCCTGTCGGCGCTTGCGGCATCGCAGCTTATCGCCGCGGACATCGCGATGGCGCAGGCTACCAATCAGGCTTTCGCGCCACTCCAGACGGTGGTTCAGGCGGTTGTTGATTTTATCACCGGTCCGTTCGGTCGCTTGGTCGCCATCATCGCCGTCATCGGCCTTGGGTTCCTGGCGTTTGCCGGCCGTCTGAGCTGGTTCACGGCAGGAGCAGTTGTCCTTGGCATCGGGCTTGTGTTCGGCGCGCCGGCCATTGTCGACCAGCTGATGTCGACCGTCGGGAATTGAGCCATGGCCGAGTTCGAAGACGACAAGCCGGCCCTCACGCCGTTGATCATCGGTCTCACGCGTTCGCCCACACTGTGGGGTGTTCCCTATATGGCGATTGTCGTGGTCATCGGGCTTACGATCATCGCCTGGCTCGCGACCAACACCGTATGGGCGCTGCTGACCGCGCCGGTTGCCTACCTCATTCTCTTCACGCTTTGCACGTGGGACAGCCGCATTCTCGATGTGCTGCAGGTCGCAGTGCGCATGACGCCGAAGACGCCCAACAAGCCGTTCTGGGGCGCCAACTCCTACGGACCGTGACGGCCATGCTGAAACTCATCCGCGAAGAGCTTGGCTTCGGAGCCATCGCCGGTCGGGAAAAGCCGATGTCGAAGCATATCCCCTATCTGCGGCATGTCGCCGACACGGTGGTCAAACTCGAGAGCGGCGCTCTCCTCTCCGTCATTCGCCTGAACGGCCTGTTTTTTCAGACAGAGGATCAGGCTGAACTGAACATGCGGTCCGTCGTCCAGAATACGATGATCCGGGCGCTCGGCTCCAGCCGCTTCTCGCTGTGGTCCACCGTGATTCGCCGACAGGTCGAAGGTGATCTCGCAGGCTCATTCGAGGATCCGTTCTGTGATCTGCTCAATCGCCGCTACATGGCGCAGCTCAGCGAAAAGCGCATGTTCACCAATGAACTCTACCTGAGTGTGTTGCGCACCGGAATGCGAGGGGCGCTTGCGGCCGGCGACAAGGCGCGTCGCCTCATAACCAGAGCAGGATCGCACGAAGCGGCCGAGGATCAGTTGCGGGAATCCGTCAGCGAGCTCGAAGAGCTTGTCGGCAATATCTGCCGCGATTTGCAAAAGTACGGGGCTCGTCCGCTTGGCATCACCTACCGCAACGAAGAGCCCTATTCCGAGCCCAGCGAATTCTTCGATGCCCTGGTGAGCTGCGGCATTCCCCGACAGATGCGCCTGCCCCGCATGAGTATTGCATATTATGTCGGGAGCTCGCGCTTGCACTTCTCCAGGCGCACCCTGCAGGTGCAGGGACCGACAAAAGCGGACGACCGTTTCGGTGCCATGCTGTCGATCAAGGAGTATCCGCCCTTTACGGGTCCAGGCATGCTCGACGGGCTCTTGCAGGTCAACCATGAATTCATTCTGACGCAGTCCTTCACGATTGCCGATAAGCCGATCGCTCAGGAGCGGATCTCACGCCTGAAGCGGCAAATCGCGGCGTCCGACGAAGCCGGCAGTGACGTCGAGAACGATATCGATTTCGCCCTCAACAGCCTGATGAACCAGGAGGCGGTGTTCGGCCTCCATCACATGACCCTGCTTTGCCTGTCGCGCGATCTGGATGGCGTCAACAAGGCTGTCTCGGATCTCGGCGCCGGCCTGACAGACATGAATGTCAATTGGCTGCGGGAAGACCTCAATCTCGAGGCAGCGTTCTGGGCGCAACTGCCCGGCAATCATGCCTACATCGCCCGGAAGGCTCTCCTCTCCAGCTCCAATTTTGCCGGTCTTTCCTCGATGCACAACTTCGCCGCCGGTCAAACCGACGACACCCATTGGGGCACGCCGATCACCATCCTGGAGACGACCAGCCAGACGCCCTATTGGTTCAATTTCCATCGAAGGGACATCGGCCATTTTCTGGTGACCGGCCCGACCGGCTCCGGCAAGACCGTCGCTCTCGCCTTCCTGCTTGCTCAGGCCTTCCGGGTTCAGCCCACGCCCAAGGCTGTCTTCTTCGACAAGGACCGAGGCGGTGAGACGTTCGTTCGCGCCATGAATGGCGCTTACGAGGTTCTGACTCCTGGAACGCCCACGGGTTTTAATCCGCTTCAGCTGGAAAATGCCGGGCCAAACCGGGAGTTCCTCTTGCGCTTGCTG encodes the following:
- a CDS encoding class I SAM-dependent methyltransferase, with protein sequence MQDFSSFIEECERGPRLNELSDFFSATAAGQSGVPLRRPRLDRRLLPKDGTLVQFAAVHDVRQGPFDQHYLSSIPYRLEEECRIGCAVIKYARKKRTTLKLYSLGTAEGTMARTISEIGGGKIQTLSCSPNVENLRSFYAYGVPPHANFFHGPFHHLTPERIQSSEDLKKFADGFDIILEDTTFQMYSSNRHDQIRFVSQHLKKDGLFLFVEKFKHEDETEYRRRENQKDYGFKTRFFSSDDIKAKEDVVLTQMDKNEVTLREIAKTMRAFFDHCVVTWNSGNFYTLVASNSAENVDRFLAMLPAPAIPDEYVYGHIPYRLIPTLELG
- a CDS encoding thermonuclease family protein — protein: MKSAIAATLSVTPVHAAPAGYFELSQGAVFETGDTVVTGGKRIRLYGLQSCLRGTSYTDRSGTRRDCGEASIAVLAAFIKDTEPVCAPVAEQDDLTFVICYAAVGNERLDLAMMMITEGYGFATLRADGLPVHAPYAVAEQVARERRRGLWRFTDVQHPAVFLSHAAKNAKRAP
- a CDS encoding helix-turn-helix domain-containing protein; its protein translation is MTTKLESHIADLGLVKTSDPENEKPVYRREGFDGISAFAELDNKVGEALRNCRQAKNLSRAELATLVGLSEQVYGRYERNSSKMHVSRLIHLSEVLGVSPLTMLFSAAPHLWGATEKEADTRFRMMKLLEDLPNDTMSSIVTLLETVSVLQNGTTTPKT
- a CDS encoding VirB4 family type IV secretion system protein; this encodes MLKLIREELGFGAIAGREKPMSKHIPYLRHVADTVVKLESGALLSVIRLNGLFFQTEDQAELNMRSVVQNTMIRALGSSRFSLWSTVIRRQVEGDLAGSFEDPFCDLLNRRYMAQLSEKRMFTNELYLSVLRTGMRGALAAGDKARRLITRAGSHEAAEDQLRESVSELEELVGNICRDLQKYGARPLGITYRNEEPYSEPSEFFDALVSCGIPRQMRLPRMSIAYYVGSSRLHFSRRTLQVQGPTKADDRFGAMLSIKEYPPFTGPGMLDGLLQVNHEFILTQSFTIADKPIAQERISRLKRQIAASDEAGSDVENDIDFALNSLMNQEAVFGLHHMTLLCLSRDLDGVNKAVSDLGAGLTDMNVNWLREDLNLEAAFWAQLPGNHAYIARKALLSSSNFAGLSSMHNFAAGQTDDTHWGTPITILETTSQTPYWFNFHRRDIGHFLVTGPTGSGKTVALAFLLAQAFRVQPTPKAVFFDKDRGGETFVRAMNGAYEVLTPGTPTGFNPLQLENAGPNREFLLRLLKAMLRRGDGRDFDQEEEDILERALLRLMQEPAAQRNLANLAGLLIGRSRAGPNDLNARLRPWIDGEKAWLFNAPHDVLTLSDRRVFGFDMTNILDNEELRTPALMYIFHRLDELLDGSPVMIFMDEGWRLLRDPTFSDFIVDKMKTIRKLNGIVGFGTQSAADIARAPASHTLIEQSSTNIHFPNPRADEESYIRRLGLTVKEFNFVRTTPPEKRTFLIKHGNDSVIARLDLSTMPDMIKVLSGRKETIEECARLRHELGDAPSAWLPQFCGWEAWP
- a CDS encoding AraC family transcriptional regulator, whose product is MAVDQHSIFLNIKGVARIGESYLDGRRVGFIQRPEGSLSYIPPGCTWSGWDEGDQTASFLLISVERDFVHSLFEKMPRAGPLRPDLGFKDLSIQFAARKIASELKQDDPASGLMVESHVSAMFAQLLRRSNITHKISKGGLAPTVLKRIVDKINLSTDQAITLTELSEDAGLSLFHFCRAFKQSTGHSPHAYLNRSRLQRVSDLLRTTDISITEIALACGYSSASHMSTSFNRQLGVPPIAYRKAWRE
- a CDS encoding VirB3 family type IV secretion system protein, which gives rise to MAEFEDDKPALTPLIIGLTRSPTLWGVPYMAIVVVIGLTIIAWLATNTVWALLTAPVAYLILFTLCTWDSRILDVLQVAVRMTPKTPNKPFWGANSYGP
- a CDS encoding TrbC/VirB2 family protein, whose amino-acid sequence is MKLILSQRQKNAVRFATILSALAASQLIAADIAMAQATNQAFAPLQTVVQAVVDFITGPFGRLVAIIAVIGLGFLAFAGRLSWFTAGAVVLGIGLVFGAPAIVDQLMSTVGN
- a CDS encoding MFS transporter, with amino-acid sequence MTYAAIARRSSERQLFFLCVTSGAAGRNAYFVVAAWIAADSSHGPSAVAILLGLGSMAELLTTNLGGALVDRFDRKIICIACDFLRLVLMAASSLGLHYADPLGILFISWVLYAVLDRTYLTSLQALVPSLTERSHLIAFNSLLYIGMQFGNLLAALAAGLLLSMTTREHCFLFALACFALSLSGMLALYTFQVPRAFATPAVHGDCLQQGRALPAILPLGPLRMSALCYALIYAMGMLVSVLGSAFVLQELNGTALQFGYLEAAWAAGSIAGCVLLAIYSACGKGLGIAVHLCLSGIVLAGFLFLPNIILALVQMTILGVSYNVARVLIDAEVQHVVPNRELGRARSQIHTVCVAVGLFVYGLITLLGNAVRPSAVFGFFGLLMLAVALAIILLTLKRGAPVVDRPIST
- a CDS encoding thermonuclease family protein gives rise to the protein MIGGSSEKQVVVRRGTVSGQVVVIDGRTLWFANHRMLVRLREIDSCDLPQWAFDPRAAQARNSSLVPVPCGALAKAWLKRTVGSRVVSCSLAVRDVSDVASGVCKASGRDIAHEMLRVGWARLIAPVSRNGGYLDAQHHAVAARYGMWATYVLDMAEWRQKAIDKTAGRRPLADLNLLSERSSEISPPFTDARRQPSRRDR
- a CDS encoding lytic transglycosylase domain-containing protein — protein: MKRISILAALPVLVFPFEDAYSFDNKRFSSGTLRPFDTPALIVDRRSSRPAEGFVLEPSGTLVKIQHAQGMNKSWSYARPTAALETAREPSRDEINSSKNMNTSYSYMAKRPSLATECGASPMKPGEIEDLVGVTAKAYGVDPEFAKAIAWAESRFDQTRNSPEGARGPMQLMPDTAFSLGVRDLCDPASNIDGGVRHLKALIDEFKNPLVAAAAYNAGRRAVYDNGGIPPYGETIRYVASVINRELGLQIRRQERDTRDAISAHEPSIPDRKASGVIGGRGIRFVNGVMHF